From a region of the Methanobrevibacter sp. V74 genome:
- the uvrC gene encoding excinuclease ABC subunit UvrC: MSTKVKSPDNLPNKPGVYIMRDSTDTIIYIGKAKNLIKRVKSYFREKLDRPKTQILMSHFDSLEYIVTNSEKEALILEATLIKKHRPRYNVQLKDDKRYPYVKITEEEFPRLVITRNITKNGIYYGPFTDVGSVKQTVKFLKSLFKIRTCRNMDGPCLNYQIDLCYAPCDGKISKEEYSEIIHKIDLFFQGKYSTIVKNLKKEMIQASENEEFEKAAVIRDQIASIEEIMEKQFVDLVDDDLDQDVVAIAPGENEVVVIIMPIRNGKIVGRDDFLMSASEYDSSSEIISAFIQQYYGYNRHIPKQILLDEDIEDKDLLQDWLSDLRGNKVKIKVPQKGVKLRLVKMAKKNAEIIKHQKKKMESSLIELKKYLKLDKSPRVIEGYDISNISGKFAVGSKVSFKDGKPNKKMYKHFKMKTPGPNDFAMMEELLTRRLKMVDRDPEPDLIVIDGGKGQLGMAYGVLEKLNLTHIPIIGLAKEFEEVFTPNSSRPVIIPKNNKALYLLQQVRDESHRFAITYHRKLRSKNISSSSLDDIVGVGKKRKIALLKEFESIENIKNASLEQLSKTEGINQKTAENVYNYYH, encoded by the coding sequence ATGTCCACCAAAGTTAAATCCCCTGATAATTTACCGAATAAACCTGGTGTCTACATAATGCGTGATTCAACAGACACCATTATTTACATCGGCAAAGCAAAAAACCTCATTAAAAGGGTTAAATCTTATTTTAGGGAAAAACTTGACAGGCCTAAAACTCAAATTTTAATGAGTCATTTTGATAGTTTAGAATATATTGTAACTAATTCTGAAAAAGAAGCTTTGATTTTAGAAGCTACTCTAATCAAAAAACACAGACCAAGATACAATGTTCAGCTTAAAGATGATAAACGCTACCCTTATGTTAAAATAACTGAAGAGGAGTTTCCTCGTTTAGTTATTACACGAAACATAACTAAAAATGGAATCTATTATGGTCCTTTTACGGATGTTGGTTCTGTAAAACAAACTGTTAAATTTTTAAAATCATTATTTAAAATAAGAACTTGCCGCAATATGGATGGGCCTTGTTTAAATTATCAAATTGATTTATGTTACGCACCATGTGATGGTAAAATCTCTAAAGAGGAATATTCTGAAATTATTCACAAAATCGATTTATTTTTCCAAGGAAAATACTCAACAATTGTTAAAAATTTAAAAAAAGAAATGATACAAGCTTCTGAAAATGAGGAATTTGAAAAAGCAGCTGTTATAAGAGACCAAATTGCATCAATTGAAGAGATTATGGAAAAACAATTTGTTGATTTGGTTGATGATGATTTAGACCAAGATGTAGTAGCTATTGCACCTGGCGAAAATGAGGTGGTAGTTATTATAATGCCGATTAGAAATGGTAAGATTGTTGGACGTGATGACTTTTTAATGAGTGCATCGGAATATGATTCATCATCTGAAATTATCTCTGCTTTTATCCAACAATATTATGGTTATAATCGTCATATTCCAAAGCAAATTCTTTTAGATGAAGATATTGAGGATAAGGATTTGCTTCAAGATTGGTTAAGTGATTTAAGAGGAAATAAAGTTAAAATAAAAGTTCCTCAAAAAGGTGTTAAATTAAGGCTTGTTAAAATGGCTAAGAAAAATGCTGAAATCATCAAACATCAAAAGAAAAAGATGGAATCATCATTAATTGAGCTTAAAAAATACCTTAAGCTTGATAAATCGCCTCGTGTAATTGAAGGATATGATATTAGTAATATTTCAGGCAAGTTTGCTGTTGGTTCAAAGGTATCTTTTAAAGATGGCAAACCTAATAAAAAAATGTATAAACATTTTAAGATGAAAACTCCCGGTCCCAACGATTTTGCAATGATGGAGGAATTATTGACTCGTAGATTAAAAATGGTTGATCGTGACCCCGAACCAGATTTAATAGTCATTGATGGGGGTAAAGGACAACTAGGTATGGCATATGGAGTTTTAGAAAAATTAAATCTCACACATATTCCAATTATAGGTCTTGCTAAAGAGTTTGAAGAAGTATTCACTCCAAATTCCAGTCGCCCAGTTATTATTCCAAAAAACAATAAAGCATTATACTTGCTTCAGCAAGTGCGTGATGAATCTCATAGATTTGCAATAACCTATCACAGAAAGCTTCGCAGCAAGAATATTTCATCCTCTTCACTTGATGATATAGTTGGTGTGGGTAAAAAAAGAAAGATTGCTCTTTTAAAAGAATTTGAAAGTATTGAAAACATTAAAAATGCTTCATTGGAGCAATTATCTAAAACAGAGGGCATTAATCAAAAAACGGCTGAAAATGTCTATAATTATTATCACTAA
- a CDS encoding zinc ribbon domain-containing protein, which produces MVKCPRCGYENSSTAVYCDNCTYLLSDSDGNKIKNTKRESSWNMSIGKKIVIVLGIIVIAFLLFSFVYNSTQPSNQDSLNIVSDDGSNHQTSSYPYKTVIQYGGSWYAEMGDPNYLVKESGYGNKRFTLDCAAWERVSLDVQKQDYGEGELKVQLLRNGEVVAENSTTQSNGRIVINYNY; this is translated from the coding sequence ATGGTAAAATGTCCGCGGTGTGGATATGAGAATTCATCCACAGCCGTATATTGTGATAACTGTACTTATTTACTTTCCGACTCTGATGGTAATAAAATAAAAAATACAAAAAGAGAAAGTAGTTGGAATATGAGTATAGGTAAAAAAATCGTAATAGTGTTGGGGATTATTGTTATAGCATTTTTATTATTCTCTTTTGTTTATAATAGTACTCAACCGTCAAATCAAGATTCATTAAATATTGTTTCTGATGATGGAAGTAATCACCAGACTTCTTCTTATCCTTATAAAACAGTAATCCAATATGGAGGCAGTTGGTATGCTGAAATGGGTGATCCAAATTATCTTGTAAAAGAATCAGGTTATGGTAATAAACGTTTTACACTTGATTGTGCTGCATGGGAAAGAGTTTCTCTTGATGTTCAAAAACAGGATTATGGTGAAGGAGAACTTAAAGTTCAATTATTGAGAAATGGTGAGGTGGTAGCTGAAAATTCAACTACTCAATCTAATGGAAGAATTGTAATTAACTACAATTATTAA
- a CDS encoding ATP-binding cassette domain-containing protein gives MIKVENVSKEYELADGTKVPALKDVSFEVKEGEILGIMGKSGSGKTTLLRALRGVEHIDDGSIEVGKVKVTSTSSQFYYNNLKKETAIHLQRSFGLWPDTVRENVLRKLYARKYFDEGDTNFEIAESEFGHEADELLELVSLTHKADHYASVLSGGEKQRLIMARQLAKQPKALLLDEPATMACPRTKQEILDAVKKINKELNITVIIVSHLPDVQKYLADRVILLEDGEIADEGSTDEICDTFMRDMDDIVDIQNISTDEDVIDVKDIYKRFYLLTGGEVLQIEDINFKVRNGNILSIIGPSGSGKTVLLRMLGGLDDPDEGEVLYKVEDGWADIDIPGLNRMKIRSKLGFMHQEFALSHYATVLDQLATRLGYKNQDIVKEAKVRAKKLGLSEELLDSFYLLTDLPETEAKERLRQINLDGEILNDLFPRFPETATKEAVADIFESLDLDMDILFRKSYELSGGQKVRVMLALILVSRPKFLLLDEPFGDLDPITLRDVTNALKSISKEYGITIVMISHNTDFIKELSDRAIFMDEGKIIEDSGNIDEIVDNFIDFCHADYLKGD, from the coding sequence ATGATAAAAGTTGAAAATGTAAGTAAAGAATATGAATTAGCTGATGGAACTAAAGTTCCTGCTCTTAAAGATGTTAGTTTTGAAGTTAAAGAAGGTGAAATTCTTGGAATCATGGGAAAAAGTGGGTCTGGTAAAACAACACTTTTAAGAGCATTAAGAGGTGTTGAACATATTGATGATGGTAGTATTGAAGTTGGTAAAGTGAAAGTAACTTCCACATCTTCTCAATTTTATTATAATAATCTTAAAAAAGAAACTGCAATTCATCTTCAAAGATCTTTTGGGTTATGGCCGGATACAGTACGTGAAAATGTTTTAAGAAAATTATATGCACGTAAATACTTTGATGAAGGAGATACTAATTTTGAAATAGCAGAAAGTGAATTTGGCCATGAAGCTGATGAACTATTGGAATTGGTTTCACTTACTCATAAAGCTGATCATTATGCATCTGTTTTAAGTGGTGGTGAAAAACAAAGGCTTATCATGGCAAGACAGCTTGCAAAACAACCTAAAGCTTTACTTCTTGATGAACCTGCAACTATGGCATGCCCCAGAACAAAACAAGAAATTTTAGATGCGGTTAAAAAAATCAACAAGGAATTAAATATTACAGTTATTATTGTTTCTCATTTGCCTGATGTTCAAAAATACTTAGCTGATAGGGTAATTTTACTTGAAGACGGTGAAATTGCTGATGAAGGTTCAACAGATGAAATCTGTGATACGTTCATGAGAGATATGGATGATATTGTGGATATTCAAAATATTTCAACTGATGAAGACGTTATTGATGTAAAGGATATTTATAAAAGATTCTACCTATTAACTGGTGGTGAAGTTCTTCAAATTGAAGATATTAACTTTAAGGTACGAAATGGGAATATCTTAAGTATTATTGGTCCAAGTGGGTCTGGTAAAACTGTACTTTTAAGAATGCTTGGAGGATTAGATGATCCTGATGAAGGAGAAGTATTATATAAAGTAGAAGATGGCTGGGCTGATATTGACATTCCGGGATTGAATCGTATGAAAATACGTTCTAAATTAGGTTTCATGCATCAAGAATTTGCTTTAAGTCATTATGCAACGGTTCTCGATCAATTAGCTACACGTCTCGGATATAAAAATCAGGATATTGTTAAAGAAGCAAAAGTGAGAGCTAAAAAATTAGGATTAAGTGAAGAGTTGTTAGATTCATTTTATTTATTAACTGATTTGCCTGAAACTGAAGCTAAGGAACGTTTAAGACAAATTAATCTTGATGGTGAAATTTTAAATGATCTGTTCCCAAGATTCCCTGAAACTGCTACAAAAGAAGCTGTTGCGGATATCTTTGAAAGTCTTGACTTAGATATGGATATTTTATTTAGAAAATCCTATGAACTGTCTGGTGGTCAAAAAGTACGTGTAATGCTTGCTTTAATATTAGTTTCAAGACCTAAATTCTTACTTTTAGATGAACCATTTGGAGATTTAGATCCGATTACTTTAAGAGATGTAACTAATGCTTTAAAATCAATTTCAAAAGAATATGGTATTACAATAGTCATGATTTCACATAATACTGATTTTATTAAAGAATTATCCGACAGAGCAATATTTATGGATGAAGGTAAAATCATAGAGGATAGTGGAAATATTGATGAAATAGTGGATAATTTCATTGATTTCTGTCATGCAGATTATTTAAAAGGAGATTAA
- a CDS encoding universal stress protein, with protein MFDIIAVPVDGSEYGSKAADVAIEIARKFNSKIAAVHVLEEFSLNSYDSEEDSGDELLGKITDKASKAGVDVVEHLLTADPLRDMKFVIDQTRADLVVIHAHGANNNRFVSFDKNCVSDTQIGSVSERLLRTSDVPVLLVK; from the coding sequence ATGTTTGATATTATTGCAGTTCCGGTTGATGGTTCTGAATATGGATCTAAAGCGGCTGATGTAGCTATTGAAATAGCTCGGAAATTTAACTCAAAAATAGCCGCTGTACATGTTCTTGAAGAATTTTCATTAAATAGTTACGATTCAGAAGAGGATTCTGGTGATGAACTTTTAGGAAAAATCACTGATAAAGCTTCAAAAGCAGGTGTTGATGTGGTTGAACATTTACTTACAGCAGATCCTTTAAGGGACATGAAATTTGTCATTGACCAAACAAGAGCAGATTTAGTGGTTATCCATGCCCATGGGGCAAATAATAACAGGTTTGTTTCATTTGATAAAAACTGTGTTTCAGATACTCAAATTGGTTCAGTCTCAGAAAGACTTTTGAGAACTTCTGATGTTCCGGTATTGTTAGTAAAATAA
- a CDS encoding 4Fe-4S binding protein yields the protein MIVKDWCSFCGECAGVCPKNLIQVREYSLVFNEDNCKECSICIEACPIDALERED from the coding sequence ATGATTGTTAAAGATTGGTGTTCATTCTGTGGAGAATGTGCAGGTGTTTGTCCAAAAAATTTAATTCAAGTAAGAGAGTATAGTCTAGTATTTAACGAAGATAACTGTAAAGAATGCTCAATTTGTATTGAAGCATGTCCTATTGATGCTTTAGAAAGGGAGGACTAA
- a CDS encoding NAD(P)/FAD-dependent oxidoreductase: MIETDVIVVGSGPAGSSAAKHAALGGAKVILMDKKSEIGSPKRCAEGVSIEGLEKLGIEPSPRWVTQEIEGVRIQTPDGTDVWLTSDEVKLPEAGYILERKVFDKHMAMDAARAGAEIKIKTLVTGVEKINDGYIVETESMGEKIDYKCKILIAADGPEGHIARWAGLRPAAKAKEMESGVQYEMCNVEFERPGIIEFYLGSCAPGGYVWIFPKGDDIANVGLAVLPHKAEKTAKEYLDDFVATCPYLKNAQAVELNVGGDPVGGMTKKLYDDNILVCGDAAGQVNPLTGGGIISGMTGGMCAGQVAAQAIKEDCSKKFLKQYDKMAHEALDHDIKRYKKVQEYLLTLSDSELNSIAHAFQGESFEKISTTEIVQKLIKISPKALLKLGKFI, encoded by the coding sequence ATGATTGAAACTGATGTAATTGTAGTAGGTTCCGGACCTGCAGGTTCAAGCGCAGCAAAACACGCTGCTTTAGGCGGAGCAAAAGTAATTTTAATGGATAAAAAATCCGAAATTGGATCTCCAAAGAGATGTGCTGAAGGAGTTTCAATTGAAGGGCTTGAAAAATTAGGTATCGAACCTTCTCCAAGGTGGGTTACTCAAGAAATCGAAGGTGTAAGAATACAAACTCCTGATGGAACTGATGTGTGGTTAACTAGTGATGAAGTAAAATTACCTGAAGCTGGATATATTCTTGAAAGAAAAGTATTTGATAAACACATGGCAATGGATGCAGCTAGAGCAGGTGCTGAAATTAAAATTAAAACTTTAGTAACTGGTGTTGAAAAAATCAATGATGGATACATTGTTGAAACTGAATCAATGGGCGAGAAAATAGACTATAAATGTAAAATTTTAATTGCAGCTGATGGTCCTGAAGGACATATTGCAAGATGGGCAGGTCTTAGACCAGCAGCAAAAGCTAAAGAAATGGAATCTGGGGTTCAATATGAAATGTGTAATGTTGAGTTTGAAAGGCCGGGAATTATTGAATTTTACTTAGGTTCATGTGCTCCTGGTGGATACGTCTGGATTTTTCCTAAAGGAGATGACATTGCTAATGTTGGTTTAGCAGTATTGCCTCATAAAGCTGAAAAAACAGCTAAAGAATATTTAGATGATTTTGTAGCTACATGTCCTTACTTAAAAAATGCTCAGGCTGTTGAATTAAATGTTGGCGGAGACCCTGTCGGTGGAATGACTAAAAAATTATACGATGATAATATTTTAGTATGTGGGGATGCGGCAGGACAAGTAAATCCATTAACTGGTGGAGGAATTATCTCTGGCATGACTGGAGGAATGTGTGCAGGTCAAGTGGCAGCTCAAGCTATTAAAGAAGATTGTTCTAAAAAATTCTTAAAACAATATGATAAAATGGCTCATGAAGCTCTTGATCATGATATTAAAAGATATAAAAAAGTACAAGAATACTTACTCACTTTATCTGATAGTGAACTAAATAGTATTGCTCATGCATTCCAAGGTGAAAGCTTTGAGAAAATTTCAACTACTGAAATTGTTCAAAAATTAATTAAAATCTCTCCAAAAGCATTACTTAAATTGGGTAAATTTATTTAG
- the galE gene encoding UDP-glucose 4-epimerase GalE has translation MILVTGGAGYIGSHTNKALHNAGYGTVVLDNLSNGYENFVKWGNLENCDIGSSDLSEIFEKYDIEGVIHFAGFISVAESVEMPQKYLKNNYKNTLNLLRVMREYNVNKFIFSSTAAVYGTPEKIPITEDSDLKPINPYGQSKWLVEKALEREAQKGDFNYVALRYFNASGCDFDGEIGELHDPETHLIPLILDAAIGKRDCIYIYGEDYDTPDGTCIRDYIHVDDLADAHIKAYEYLCNNGKSDVFNLGNGQGFSVREVIEMCKKVTKKDFEVKVGQRREGDPDRLVADSSKIQNNLGWTPKYDLEKIVESSWKWHQKINGI, from the coding sequence ATGATTTTAGTTACTGGTGGTGCAGGTTATATTGGTTCTCATACAAATAAAGCATTGCACAATGCAGGTTATGGGACTGTTGTTTTAGATAATCTCTCAAATGGTTATGAAAATTTCGTAAAATGGGGAAACTTAGAAAACTGTGACATTGGAAGTAGTGATTTAAGTGAAATTTTTGAAAAATATGACATAGAGGGAGTTATCCATTTTGCAGGGTTTATATCAGTAGCTGAATCTGTTGAAATGCCTCAAAAATATCTTAAAAATAATTATAAAAATACTCTTAATCTCCTTAGGGTAATGCGGGAGTATAATGTAAATAAATTTATTTTTTCATCAACTGCAGCTGTTTATGGAACTCCGGAAAAGATTCCAATTACTGAAGATTCAGATTTAAAACCTATAAATCCTTATGGGCAGTCTAAATGGTTAGTTGAAAAAGCTCTTGAAAGAGAAGCTCAAAAAGGCGATTTCAATTATGTTGCATTAAGATACTTTAATGCATCTGGATGTGACTTTGATGGTGAGATTGGGGAATTGCATGATCCTGAAACCCATTTAATACCGTTAATATTAGATGCGGCTATTGGAAAACGTGATTGCATATACATTTACGGGGAGGATTATGACACTCCTGATGGAACTTGTATTCGTGATTACATTCATGTAGATGACCTTGCAGATGCACATATTAAGGCATATGAATATTTATGCAATAATGGAAAATCCGATGTGTTTAATTTAGGGAATGGTCAGGGATTTTCTGTTCGTGAAGTAATTGAAATGTGTAAAAAAGTCACTAAAAAAGACTTTGAAGTTAAAGTTGGACAACGTCGTGAAGGAGACCCTGACAGATTAGTAGCGGATTCTTCTAAAATTCAAAATAATCTTGGTTGGACTCCAAAATATGATTTAGAAAAAATTGTAGAGTCCTCTTGGAAATGGCATCAAAAAATTAATGGAATTTAG
- the purF gene encoding amidophosphoribosyltransferase, producing the protein MQGEMEDKCGIVGFHSKDESKDVASLVYYCLYALQHRGQESAGIATFNPKKGLNYYCGMGLITDVFKDYEIQNLSGSMAVGHVRYSTTGQSKLENSQPFVTDFDDGFIAMAHNGDIVNSAELREELIAEGYEFKSDTDSEVICYMLKNEHYYNNKSIIDSIESVTKKLVGSYALTILVNGELYGVRDPMGIKPLAVAKRGDDYILASETVAFDVINAKYIRDIVPGEVVYFDNNEINSHMLEIADKCGLSHCMFEYVYFARPDSTIDGINVYQTRMNIGKQLYELYPIDADVVIPVPDSSIPAAIGFSRASGIPYGEGLIKNRYVGRTFIMPTQEERELAVRLKLNPIKEAIKGKKIILIDDSIVRGTTSKKLLDLVKESEPAEIHFLVGCPPVISPCYYGVAMATKKELIAANYGIEEIKEQLDIDTLGYITLHALVEAIGMPEENLCLGCLNERYPTELPEGIEAETYYKP; encoded by the coding sequence ATGCAAGGCGAAATGGAAGACAAGTGTGGTATTGTTGGATTTCATTCTAAAGATGAATCTAAGGATGTTGCATCATTAGTTTATTATTGTTTATATGCTTTACAGCACAGAGGTCAGGAATCAGCAGGAATAGCTACTTTTAATCCTAAAAAAGGTTTAAATTATTACTGCGGTATGGGTTTAATCACTGATGTTTTCAAAGACTATGAAATTCAAAATTTGTCAGGTAGTATGGCTGTTGGTCATGTAAGATATTCAACCACTGGCCAGTCAAAACTTGAAAACTCTCAACCTTTTGTAACTGATTTTGATGATGGATTTATAGCGATGGCTCATAATGGGGATATTGTTAATTCAGCAGAATTGAGGGAAGAATTAATTGCTGAAGGTTATGAATTCAAATCTGACACTGATTCTGAAGTAATATGTTATATGCTTAAAAATGAGCATTACTATAACAATAAAAGTATCATCGATTCAATAGAATCTGTAACAAAAAAACTTGTTGGATCTTATGCTTTAACAATACTTGTCAATGGTGAATTGTATGGTGTGAGGGATCCTATGGGAATCAAACCTCTTGCAGTTGCTAAGCGAGGTGATGATTATATTCTAGCTTCTGAAACTGTTGCTTTTGACGTAATCAATGCTAAATACATCAGGGATATTGTTCCTGGGGAAGTTGTTTACTTTGACAATAATGAAATTAACTCCCATATGTTAGAAATTGCTGATAAATGTGGTTTGTCACATTGCATGTTTGAATATGTTTATTTTGCAAGACCTGATAGTACCATTGATGGTATTAATGTTTATCAGACTAGGATGAATATCGGCAAGCAATTATATGAATTATATCCTATTGATGCAGATGTGGTAATTCCAGTTCCTGATTCATCAATTCCTGCTGCTATTGGATTTTCTAGAGCTTCTGGAATTCCTTACGGTGAGGGATTAATTAAAAACCGTTATGTTGGAAGAACATTTATCATGCCGACTCAAGAAGAACGGGAATTGGCTGTTAGACTTAAATTAAATCCTATAAAAGAAGCCATTAAAGGCAAAAAGATTATTTTAATTGATGACAGTATTGTAAGAGGAACCACCTCTAAAAAATTATTAGATCTTGTAAAAGAATCCGAACCGGCTGAAATACACTTTTTAGTAGGATGTCCTCCTGTAATTTCTCCATGTTACTATGGTGTTGCAATGGCAACTAAAAAAGAGTTGATTGCAGCTAATTATGGCATTGAAGAAATTAAAGAGCAATTAGACATTGATACTTTAGGATACATTACTTTGCATGCTTTAGTTGAAGCCATTGGTATGCCTGAAGAAAATCTATGTTTGGGATGTCTTAATGAGAGATATCCTACAGAACTTCCTGAGGGTATTGAAGCTGAAACTTATTATAAACCTTAG
- a CDS encoding peptidase U32 family protein, producing MVELLAPAGNFISLRAVLENGADAVYLGLDDYNMRANAKNFSLNDLNEVSKISKEYGAKTYLCTNIILNESLACQLEDSLEKISSSEIDGLILSDIGLIEDTVSHGLEAHISVQENVTNSYTLKTLKKLGAKRAILSRELSLAEITDITRKSPIETEIFIHGAICMAISGRCFLSYGLYGRSANCGDCLQPCRKNWTLTYEEGEDNVVNFSDVEDESFIISGSDDGSYRTNFFSPKDMCMIEYIPELMKSGVASFKIEGRARSPDYGAMVTGMYRQAIDSYSDNPTGYEVRSEWMDELTSVFNRGFDTNFYFSTPFEISEDNQSKYIKKDIGQVVNYYNKVKAAELRIWDDLKLGDKIIIQGKTTGSITHTIESMQIEGKSVESVNKGCNVAIAIPDKVRQNDFVYKLIKT from the coding sequence ATGGTTGAATTATTAGCTCCTGCAGGGAATTTTATTTCGCTACGCGCTGTTTTAGAAAATGGTGCTGATGCAGTTTACTTGGGTCTTGATGATTATAATATGAGGGCCAATGCTAAAAATTTCTCTTTAAATGATTTAAATGAAGTTTCTAAAATTTCTAAAGAATATGGGGCTAAAACTTATTTATGTACAAATATTATTTTAAATGAATCTTTAGCATGTCAATTGGAAGATAGCTTAGAGAAAATCTCCTCATCAGAAATTGACGGACTTATTTTATCTGACATTGGATTGATTGAAGATACTGTTTCACATGGTCTTGAAGCACATATCAGCGTTCAGGAAAATGTTACTAACTCATACACTCTTAAAACCCTTAAGAAATTAGGAGCTAAAAGGGCTATTTTATCTCGTGAGCTTTCCCTGGCTGAAATTACGGATATTACTCGCAAATCTCCAATTGAAACTGAGATTTTTATTCATGGTGCAATTTGCATGGCAATTTCTGGAAGGTGTTTTTTAAGCTATGGGTTGTATGGAAGAAGTGCTAATTGTGGGGACTGTTTACAGCCTTGCCGTAAAAACTGGACATTAACATATGAGGAAGGTGAGGATAATGTTGTTAATTTCTCTGATGTTGAAGATGAGAGTTTTATTATCTCCGGTAGTGATGATGGAAGTTATAGAACCAACTTTTTTTCACCAAAAGACATGTGCATGATCGAATACATTCCCGAGTTAATGAAAAGTGGTGTTGCATCATTTAAAATTGAAGGAAGAGCTAGAAGTCCTGATTATGGTGCTATGGTTACAGGAATGTACAGGCAAGCTATTGATAGCTATTCAGATAATCCAACTGGCTATGAAGTTAGGTCAGAGTGGATGGATGAATTAACAAGTGTGTTCAATCGTGGATTTGACACTAATTTTTACTTCAGCACTCCATTTGAGATAAGTGAGGATAACCAATCGAAATATATTAAAAAAGACATTGGTCAGGTGGTTAACTACTACAATAAAGTTAAGGCAGCAGAGCTTAGAATTTGGGATGATTTGAAGCTGGGGGATAAAATCATAATTCAAGGTAAAACTACAGGATCTATTACTCACACAATCGAATCCATGCAGATTGAAGGAAAATCTGTTGAAAGTGTAAATAAAGGTTGTAATGTGGCAATAGCTATTCCAGATAAAGTTCGCCAAAACGATTTTGTATATAAATTAATTAAAACATAA
- a CDS encoding CDP-alcohol phosphatidyltransferase family protein — protein MNKLIVNFLSASRLFFGLSFLYVVLFEFNIISLIIIFGLTVLSDILDGFWARKHDLASPNGARIDVIFDFLFIFFSTLSLVLIDLVPFWFLFIIILKILEFFITSGRDGLKYEKFGTFVALMFYTLPIVVILINSKNITLILSLIITICAVASSVLRIKNMSDL, from the coding sequence ATGAATAAACTTATTGTAAACTTTCTGTCAGCTTCTAGACTATTTTTCGGATTATCATTTTTATATGTGGTTCTTTTTGAATTTAATATTATAAGTTTAATAATCATATTTGGATTAACTGTGTTAAGTGACATCTTAGATGGTTTTTGGGCTCGAAAACATGATTTGGCTTCTCCTAATGGTGCTCGGATAGATGTTATTTTTGATTTTTTATTTATATTCTTTTCAACATTGTCTTTGGTTTTGATTGATTTGGTGCCATTTTGGTTTTTATTTATTATTATTTTAAAAATACTAGAATTTTTCATAACTTCTGGACGTGATGGGTTAAAGTATGAGAAATTCGGCACTTTTGTAGCACTAATGTTTTATACTTTACCAATCGTAGTAATATTAATAAATTCTAAAAATATAACATTAATATTGTCTTTAATAATTACTATATGTGCAGTTGCATCTTCAGTTTTGAGAATTAAAAACATGAGCGATTTATAA